The Thermodesulfobacteriota bacterium genome includes the window CACTTGCTGCAAGAGTGAATGCCCCTATATTTGTTAAGCAAAGTGTAATAGACAAGGCGGCCCTTTTAGACCCCAATCTGGAAAAACGGGGTCTCTAGTTTAGTAGGAGGATCTTCAAAATTATTCGATATTTGTTTTCCCTCTCTAATGGGGTTAAGATCTGAGATATCTCAGATTGGAGGGAAAGTAATTCCTAAGAGCGGCACTACTATTTTTCTATATATAGCAGTATCCATAGCTTCTCTGGGTGGATTGATTTATGGATACGATCTTGCAGGTATAGCTGGAGCTATACTGTTCATTAAAAAGGAGTTTAGCCTCTCTCCTTTTTCCCAAGAGCTCATACTAAGCTCTGTTCTATTTGGCGCAATGATAGGGGCAGCGCTCGGCGGTAAACTCACAGATAAGCTTGGGCGCAGGAAGATTCTGATTATAAGCGCCGTGATTTCATTTGTTGGTGTTCTTGGC containing:
- a CDS encoding MFS transporter, with product MGLRSEISQIGGKVIPKSGTTIFLYIAVSIASLGGLIYGYDLAGIAGAILFIKKEFSLSPFSQELILSSVLFGAMIGAALGGKLTDKLGRRKILIISAVISFVGVLGTVLANGILMLIIARIVVGAAFGILSFAVPLYISE